A genomic window from Vigna radiata var. radiata cultivar VC1973A chromosome 2, Vradiata_ver6, whole genome shotgun sequence includes:
- the LOC106756433 gene encoding beta-glucosidase 13: protein MWLKVVLLLATLSLFHSAASLNRSSFPPDFFFGTASSAYQYEGAAREGGKGPSIWDTFTHSHPDRIADHSNADVAVDSYHRYKGDVAMMKDIGFNAYRFSISWPRILPHGNLQGGVNREGIAYYNNLINDLIANGQQPFITLFHSDFPQALEDEYGGFLNRKIVQDFADYAEVCFREFGDRVKHWITLNEPVLYSTLGYGNGGSPPNRCSKWLANCTAGDSTTEPYVVTHHLILSHAAAVKVYREKFQVSQKGQIGVTLNSAWVLPLSQSKEDIEAAYRGLAFMYDWFMEPLYSGTYPAIMVKNVGGRLPKFTRSEYLMVKGSFDFIGLNYYTSTYATSTPCPRERPTAFTDACVTLTSRRNGVLIGPKAASDWLYVYPPGIQGLLEYTKKKFNNPVIYITENGIDEVNDGKMVLNDRTRIDYFSHHLLYLHRAIRNGVRVKGYFAWSLLDNFEWTAGYSLRFGLVYVDYKNGLRRYRKRSALWFKIFLHQ from the exons ATGTGGCTTAAGGTTGTTCTTCTCCTTGCAAcgctttctctttttcactctGCAGCTTCTCTTAATAGGAGCAGTTTTCCCCCAGATTTCTTCTTTGGAACAGCTTCTTCAGCTTACCAG TATGAAGGTGCTGCACGTGAAGGTGGCAAAGGCCCCAGTATATGGGACACATTCACTCATAGCCACCCAG ATAGAATAGCAGACCACAGTAATGCAGATGTTGCTGTTGATTCATACCACCGCTACAAG gggGATGTGGCTATGATGAAGGATATTGGATTCAATGCCTACAGGTTCTCCATCTCTTGGCCAAGAATACTACCTC ATGGAAACTTGCAGGGAGGAGTTAACCGAGAAGGCATTGCATATTACAACAATCTCATAAATGATTTGATAGCAAATG GACAACAACCCTTTATAACTCTATTTCACTCTGATTTCCCTCAAGCTCTTGAAGATGAATATGGTGGTTTTCTGAATCGCAAAATTGT TCAGGATTTTGCAGATTATGCAGAAGTTTGCTTCAGGGAATTTGGTGACAGAGTCAAGCACTGGATTACATTAAATGAACCAGTTCTATATAGCACTCTAGGTTATGGAAATGGTGGATCCCCACCCAATAGATGCTCCAAGTGGTTGGCTAACTGCACGGCTGGTGATTCTACCACTGAGCCCTATGTGGTTACACACCACCTCATTCTTTCTCATGCTGCAGCAGTAAAAGTTTACAGGGAGAAGTTCCAG GTTTCTCAGAAGGGTCAGATTGGGGTAACATTGAATTCTGCCTGGGTTCTGCCACTTTCTCAATCAAAAGAGGACATAGAAGCTGCATATCGAGGTCTTGCTTTTATGTATGACTG GTTTATGGAACCACTTTACTCCGGCACATATCCGGCCATAATGGTAAAGAATGTTGGAGGACGTTTGCCAAAGTTTACCAGAAGTGAATATTTGATGGTTAAAGGGTCCTTTGATTTCATAGGGTTAAATTATTACACTTCAACTTATGCAACCAGTACTCCTTGCCCACGTGAAAGACCAACTGCCTTCACAGATGCTTGTGTTACACTTACCT CTAGAAGAAATGGAGTTCTCATTGGTCCAAAG GCAGCCTCAGATTGGCTGTATGTCTATCCACCAGGAATTCAAGGTCTACTAGAATACACcaagaagaaattcaacaaCCCTGTTATTTACATAACagaaaatg GAATTGATGAGGTTAATGATGGAAAAATGGTACTAAATGACAGAACAAGGATAGATTACTTCAGTCATCACCTTCTGTATCTTCATAGGGCCATAAG GAATGGAGTGAGGGTGAAGGGATACTTTGCATGGTCATTGTTGGACAATTTTGAATGGACTGCTGGCTACAGTCTTCGGTTTGGACTGGTGTATGTGGATTACAAGAATGGACTGAGAAGATACCGTAAAAGATCAGCTTTGTGGTTCAAAATATTTCTTCACCAATGA
- the LOC106755067 gene encoding uncharacterized protein LOC106755067: MDLPVIDLSPCLSGEWDPHLCAEVSRTLRETGALLVKDPRCTVQDNDRFIDMMERYFSKPHHFKLLHERPHLHYQVGVTPERVEVPRSLVDEEMQEKLKAMPKENQPHTPVGPDLKWRYFWRIGPRPSNTRFQELNAEPVIPEGFPEWKETMDSWGYKMIAAIEVVAEMAAIGFGLPKDAFTSLMKLGPHLLAPTGSDLQKYGQEGTVFAGYHYDLNFLTIHGRSRFPGLNIWLRNGQKVEVKVPIGCLLIQTGKQIEWLTGGDCIAGMHEVVATKRTIDAINLAQEQNRSLWRVSSTLFAHIASDAVLKPLGHFAELPLASKYPPMCAGEYVEQELAVINLKGKK; the protein is encoded by the exons ATGGATCTCCCCGTCATAGATCTCTCTCCCTGTCTCTCCGGCGAGTGGGACCCACACCTCTGCGCCGAGGTCAGCCGCACTCTCAGGGAGACCGGCGCGCTGCTCGTGAAGGATCCTCGCTGCACCGTCCAAGACAACGATCGCTTCATTGACATGATGGAACGCTACTTCTCCAAGCCTCACCACTTCAAACTCCTCCACGAGAGACCCCACTTGCATTACCAG GTTGGGGTTACACCAGAGAGAGTTGAAGTTCCAAGAAGCTTGGTTGATGAAGAGATGCAAGAAAAACTAAAAGCAATGCCTAAAGAAAACCAGCCTCACACTCCTGTTGGGCCCGATCTCAAATGGCGATACTTTTGGAGGATCGGTCCTCGACCGTCAAATACCCGTTTTCAG GAACTGAATGCTGAGCCAGTAATACCCGAAGGTTTCCCTGAATGGAAAGAAACTATGGATTCTTGGGGATACAAAATGATAGCAGCAATTGAA GTTGTTGCTGAAATGGCAGCTATTGGATTTGGTCTTCCAAAGGATGCATTCACTTCTCTTATGAAGCTG GGCCCACACCTGTTGGCACCAACCGGTAGTGACCTTCAAAAATATGGCCAGGAGGGAACTGTTTTTGCAGGATATCACTATGACCTTAACTTCCTAACTATTCATGGTAGAAGCAGATTTCCTGGTTTAAACATCTGGTTAAGAAATGGGCAAAAAGTTGAAGTGAAGGTTCCAATAGGATGTCTTCTTATTCAGACAGGAAAACAG ATAGAATGGTTAACTGGGGGGGATTGTATAGCTGGAATGCATGAGGTTGTTGCCACAAAGAGGACAATTGATGCAATTAATTTAGCACAAGAGCAGAATCGTAGCTTATGGAGAGTCTCTTCAACG TTGTTTGCTCACATAGCATCAGATGCAGTTCTGAAGCCATTAGGACATTTTGCAGAGTTGCCACTTGCAAGCAAATATCCACCTATGTGTGCAGGAGAGTATGTTGAACAAGAGCTTGCAGTGATCAATCTCAAgggaaagaaatga